A window of the Serratia sarumanii genome harbors these coding sequences:
- the bcsQ gene encoding cellulose biosynthesis protein BcsQ, whose product MPVIALQGLRGGMGTTSVTAALAWALQQLGESVLAIDFTPDNLLRLHFNTPFELARGWARAERDGGGWQEGALRYCENLDFLPFGRLNAAERLEVQRQCREQPERWRDNLRQLIAGDPPRWILLDVPVGDGVLAQQALQLADCVFMLLNPDANCQVRLHQQTLPNDCRFLVNHYSSASQLQQDLHQLWLQTLSGLLPVVIHRDEALAEALAVKQPLGEYRPESLAADEVLTLANWCLINLKRGVAP is encoded by the coding sequence ATGCCGGTGATCGCGCTGCAAGGGTTGCGGGGTGGAATGGGGACGACGTCGGTCACGGCGGCGCTCGCCTGGGCGTTGCAGCAGCTGGGTGAGTCGGTGTTGGCGATCGATTTCACGCCGGATAATCTGCTGCGCCTGCATTTCAACACGCCGTTCGAGCTGGCGCGCGGCTGGGCTCGCGCGGAGCGGGATGGCGGCGGCTGGCAGGAAGGCGCGCTGCGTTATTGTGAAAACCTCGACTTTCTGCCCTTTGGCCGCCTGAATGCGGCGGAACGGCTGGAAGTGCAGCGTCAGTGTCGGGAGCAGCCGGAACGCTGGCGCGACAACCTGCGCCAACTGATCGCCGGCGATCCGCCGCGCTGGATCCTGCTGGATGTTCCGGTCGGGGACGGCGTGCTGGCGCAGCAGGCGCTGCAGCTTGCCGATTGCGTGTTCATGCTGTTGAACCCCGACGCCAACTGCCAGGTACGGCTCCATCAACAGACGCTGCCGAACGACTGCCGTTTCCTGGTCAATCACTACTCCTCCGCCAGCCAGCTGCAGCAGGATCTGCATCAGCTGTGGCTGCAAACGCTGAGCGGTCTGCTGCCGGTGGTGATCCACCGCGACGAAGCGTTGGCGGAAGCGCTGGCGGTCAAACAGCCGTTGGGCGAGTACCGCCCCGAGAGCCTGGCGGCGGATGAAGTGCTGACGCTGGCCAACTGGTGCCTGATCAACCTCAAACGGGGCGTTGCGCCATGA
- the bcsZ gene encoding cellulose synthase complex periplasmic endoglucanase BcsZ: MNAMLQRLSLGMLLLCAFSAAAACEWPGWQQYKQFYISPQGRVIDPSSPNKITTSEGQSYGLFFALVANDRPTFDLLLAWTENNLAAGDLSARLPAWLWGESDDKQWKVLDANSASDADLWIAYNLLEAGRLWKSRRYQTLGTLLLQRIGREEVADIPGLGLMLLPGKVGFVTDDRWRLNPSYLPPQLLARFAALNGPWRAMRQVNQRLWLDTAPHGFSPDWVVWRVGAGWQPDPVKPNVGSYDAIRVYLWAGMLADDDEYKATLLERFQPMAQLTAKQGVPPEKTDTASGKTTGGGPVGFSASMLPMLATQAEALATQRQRISEHPPGDDAYFSASLTLFGQGWDQQRYRFNRQGELQPSWDGQCTTSK, translated from the coding sequence GTGAACGCCATGCTGCAACGCCTGTCGCTCGGCATGCTGCTGCTGTGCGCCTTCAGCGCCGCGGCGGCCTGCGAGTGGCCGGGCTGGCAACAGTACAAGCAGTTCTACATCAGCCCGCAGGGGCGGGTGATCGATCCGAGCAGCCCGAACAAAATCACCACCTCCGAGGGGCAGAGCTACGGCCTGTTCTTCGCCCTGGTGGCCAACGACCGGCCGACCTTCGATCTGCTGCTGGCCTGGACGGAGAACAATCTGGCGGCGGGCGATCTCAGCGCCCGTTTGCCCGCCTGGCTGTGGGGCGAGAGCGATGACAAACAGTGGAAGGTGCTGGACGCCAACTCGGCGTCGGACGCCGATCTGTGGATCGCCTACAACCTGCTCGAAGCCGGCCGCCTGTGGAAAAGCCGGCGCTATCAAACCCTGGGGACGCTGCTGCTGCAACGCATCGGCCGCGAGGAGGTGGCCGACATTCCCGGCCTGGGCCTGATGCTGTTGCCGGGCAAAGTCGGGTTCGTGACGGACGATCGCTGGCGGCTGAATCCCAGCTACCTGCCGCCGCAGCTGTTGGCACGTTTTGCAGCGCTGAACGGCCCGTGGCGCGCGATGCGCCAGGTCAATCAACGGCTGTGGTTGGACACCGCGCCGCACGGTTTCTCGCCGGACTGGGTGGTGTGGCGGGTCGGCGCCGGCTGGCAGCCGGATCCCGTCAAGCCGAACGTCGGCAGCTACGACGCCATTCGGGTTTATCTGTGGGCCGGCATGCTGGCGGACGACGATGAATACAAGGCGACGCTGCTCGAACGTTTTCAGCCGATGGCGCAGCTCACCGCCAAACAGGGCGTGCCGCCGGAGAAAACCGATACCGCCAGCGGCAAAACCACCGGCGGCGGCCCGGTCGGCTTTTCCGCCTCGATGTTGCCGATGTTGGCGACGCAGGCTGAGGCGCTGGCGACACAGCGGCAACGCATCAGCGAACATCCGCCGGGGGACGACGCCTATTTCAGCGCCTCGCTGACGCTGTTCGGCCAGGGGTGGGATCAACAACGTTATCGCTTTAATCGTCAGGGTGAATTGCAACCCTCGTGGGACGGCCAATGCACAACTTCAAAATAA
- the bcsA gene encoding UDP-forming cellulose synthase catalytic subunit encodes MSRVLSLLLVPPVRQAVQTRYRGYRRNGASALTAFFATLLVALGWLLLRFESPAWQRVRTGRAYWFPHLSAERPRPADALRYLLQGLWLLLFRSGRAPVQRDYFAGWRRLQQRYADWLQGLPQRLKNAGVEQRSVERLGRMSRGMRRALFILVSVLAAILAMLCISQPFDLPAQFVFVLLLWGIAMVVRRVPGRLPALMLIVLSLTVSCRYLWWRYTATLNWDDPLSLVCGLLLLVAETYAWVVLVLGYFQTIWPLNRQPVPLPADSASWPTIDLMVPTYNEDLGVVKPTIYAALGIDWPKEKVNIYILDDGNRPEFRAFAAEVGVKYIARPTHEHAKAGNINNALKQATGEFVAIFDCDHVPTRSFLQLTMGWFFKDKKLAMLQTPHHFFSPDPFERNLGRFRQTPNEGTLFYGLVQDGNDMWDATFFCGSCAILRRSALDEIGGIAVETVTEDAHTSLRLHRRGHTSAYIRIPQAAGLATESLSAHIGQRIRWARGMVQIFRLDNPLLGKGLKLAQRLCYANAMLHFLSGIPRLIFLTAPLAFLLLHAYIIFAPALAIALYVLPHMIHASLTNSRIQGKYRHSFWSEIYETVLAWYIARPTTVALFNPHKGKFNVTAKGGLVEEEHVDWVITRPYMFLVILNLAGLAFGVWRLAYGPTDEVMTVIISLVWVLYNMTILGGAVAVAVEAKQVRQAHRVEIAMPAAIARADGHLYPCTLRDYSDGGVGIEMRVENALKDGDKLSLLLKRGQQEYSFPCVVTRAFGNKVGVRLVDLSTREHIDFIQCTFARADTWALWQDGFPEDRPIESLRDVLALGFRGYVRMADYAPPLVRGLLVGVTSLTAWVVSFIPRGVGRDPTLGQQETVG; translated from the coding sequence ATGAGCCGGGTATTGAGCCTGCTGCTGGTGCCGCCGGTGCGTCAGGCGGTGCAGACGCGCTACCGCGGCTATCGCCGCAATGGCGCATCGGCGCTGACCGCCTTTTTCGCCACGCTGCTGGTGGCGTTGGGCTGGCTGCTGCTGCGCTTCGAGTCGCCGGCCTGGCAGCGCGTGCGTACCGGCCGCGCTTACTGGTTCCCGCATCTGTCCGCCGAACGCCCGCGCCCGGCGGATGCGCTGCGTTATCTGCTGCAGGGGCTGTGGCTGCTGCTGTTTCGCAGCGGCCGCGCGCCGGTGCAGCGCGACTATTTCGCCGGTTGGCGCCGCCTGCAGCAGCGCTATGCCGACTGGCTGCAGGGCCTGCCGCAGCGGCTGAAGAACGCCGGCGTGGAACAGCGCTCGGTGGAGCGCCTCGGCCGCATGAGCCGCGGTATGCGGCGCGCGCTGTTTATTCTGGTCAGCGTGCTGGCGGCGATCCTCGCCATGCTGTGCATCTCGCAACCGTTCGATCTGCCGGCGCAGTTCGTGTTCGTCCTGCTGCTGTGGGGGATCGCGATGGTGGTGCGCCGGGTGCCGGGGCGTTTGCCCGCGCTGATGCTGATCGTGCTGTCGCTGACCGTCTCCTGTCGCTACCTGTGGTGGCGCTATACCGCCACGCTGAACTGGGACGACCCGCTAAGCCTGGTGTGCGGCCTGTTGCTGCTGGTGGCGGAAACCTACGCCTGGGTGGTGCTGGTGCTGGGCTATTTCCAGACCATCTGGCCGCTTAACCGCCAGCCGGTGCCGCTGCCCGCCGATAGCGCCAGCTGGCCGACCATCGATCTGATGGTGCCGACCTACAACGAAGATCTCGGGGTGGTGAAGCCCACCATCTACGCGGCGCTGGGCATCGACTGGCCGAAAGAGAAGGTGAATATCTATATCCTCGACGACGGCAATCGCCCCGAATTCCGGGCGTTCGCCGCCGAAGTGGGGGTGAAATACATCGCCAGGCCGACCCACGAACACGCCAAGGCCGGCAACATCAACAACGCGCTGAAGCAGGCCACCGGCGAGTTCGTGGCGATTTTCGACTGCGACCACGTGCCGACGCGATCCTTCCTGCAGCTGACCATGGGCTGGTTCTTCAAAGACAAAAAGCTGGCGATGCTGCAAACCCCGCACCATTTCTTCTCGCCGGATCCGTTCGAGCGCAACCTCGGCCGCTTCCGCCAGACGCCCAACGAAGGCACCTTGTTCTACGGGCTGGTGCAGGACGGCAACGACATGTGGGATGCGACCTTCTTCTGCGGCTCTTGCGCCATCCTGCGCCGCAGCGCGCTGGACGAAATCGGCGGCATCGCGGTGGAAACCGTCACCGAAGACGCCCACACCTCGCTGCGCTTGCACCGGCGCGGGCACACCTCGGCCTATATCCGCATTCCGCAGGCCGCCGGGCTGGCGACCGAGAGCCTGTCGGCGCACATCGGCCAGCGCATTCGCTGGGCGCGCGGCATGGTGCAGATCTTCCGGCTGGACAACCCGCTGCTGGGCAAGGGGCTGAAACTGGCGCAGCGCCTGTGCTACGCCAACGCCATGCTGCACTTCCTGTCGGGCATTCCGCGGCTGATCTTCCTCACCGCGCCGCTGGCGTTTTTGCTGCTGCATGCTTACATCATCTTCGCGCCGGCGCTGGCGATCGCGCTTTACGTGCTGCCGCACATGATCCACGCCAGCCTGACCAACTCGCGTATCCAGGGGAAATACCGCCATTCGTTCTGGAGCGAAATCTATGAAACGGTGCTGGCCTGGTATATCGCGCGGCCGACGACGGTGGCGCTGTTCAATCCGCACAAGGGCAAATTCAACGTCACCGCCAAGGGCGGGCTGGTGGAGGAGGAGCACGTCGACTGGGTGATCACCCGGCCTTACATGTTCCTGGTGATCCTGAACCTGGCCGGGCTGGCGTTCGGCGTCTGGCGGTTGGCCTATGGCCCGACGGACGAGGTGATGACGGTGATCATCAGCCTGGTGTGGGTGCTGTACAACATGACGATTCTCGGCGGTGCGGTGGCGGTGGCGGTGGAGGCCAAGCAGGTGCGTCAGGCGCACCGCGTGGAAATCGCCATGCCGGCGGCGATCGCGCGCGCCGACGGCCATCTGTATCCCTGCACGCTGCGCGATTACTCCGACGGCGGCGTGGGCATTGAGATGCGGGTGGAAAACGCGTTGAAAGACGGCGACAAGCTCTCGCTGCTGCTCAAGCGCGGCCAGCAGGAGTACAGCTTCCCCTGCGTGGTGACGCGCGCCTTCGGCAACAAGGTGGGGGTGCGCCTGGTCGACCTCTCCACCCGCGAACACATCGATTTCATTCAGTGCACCTTCGCCCGCGCCGATACCTGGGCGCTGTGGCAGGACGGGTTCCCCGAAGACCGGCCGATCGAAAGCCTGCGCGACGTACTGGCGCTGGGCTTCCGGGGGTATGTGCGCATGGCGGACTACGCGCCGCCGCTGGTGCGCGGTCTGCTGGTCGGGGTCACCTCGCTGACCGCCTGGGTCGTGTCGTTTATTCCGCGCGGCGTCGGCAGGGATCCGACCTTGGGTCAACAAGAAACAGTGGGTTAG
- the bcsR gene encoding cellulose biosynthesis protein BcsR, whose translation MNNAPTHFRAAAPGESQDDLQALSQAFSLPKLSYVDISRQERLTQMMTRWPLLAELAQTTGSH comes from the coding sequence ATGAATAACGCACCCACCCATTTTCGTGCAGCGGCGCCTGGGGAGAGCCAGGATGACCTGCAGGCGCTCAGCCAGGCTTTTTCATTGCCGAAATTAAGCTATGTCGATATTTCCCGGCAGGAGCGGTTAACGCAAATGATGACGCGCTGGCCACTGTTGGCCGAATTGGCGCAGACCACGGGGAGCCATTGA
- the bcsB gene encoding cellulose biosynthesis cyclic di-GMP-binding regulatory protein BcsB, with amino-acid sequence MTRKITWLTALALGISTLSQAETATAPTVAAQPPIAAAADMAIAPPPAAAPQDPNAPVRDVSLPFAQIAPPPGTFVLRGTRPDGQIEFGVRSDEVVSQAMLDMEFTPSPALIPVESHVKVYLNDELMGVTTIAKEQLGKPNRIQMAIDPRYITDFNRVRLVFVGHYQNICENPASTSLWLDVSKSSALKLRFQTLPVKNELSHFPEPFFDSRDNRPLTLPMVFAGQPDLAQQRAAGILASWFGSKAQWRGQSFPTLYNALPTQHAVVFATNSQRPDFLRDYPAVNGPTVEMISHPDNPYVKLLLIQGRDDNDLITAVKGIAQGNILFRGQNVTVDKVEQLAPRQPYDAPNWVRTDRPMTFAELQQYAEQLQTSGIEPGPISLTMNLPPDLFLIRSTGIDMHLKYRYTAPRIQDGSRLSVSLNNQFVQAYSLVPEHEQGAQLLRLPLTQGLLDSDKNVNIPALRLGATNQLRFDFDYTTLLASGAEGRCETYSFTQNHAVIDGASTIDFSGYRHFMAMPDLRAFANAGFPFSRLADLSQTLVLVNQKPQPAQVSALLNALGVIGAQTGYPALAFTLSDDWSQAKDRDDDILMVGTIPPELRDDKKISLLVDATQSWVKQPTRQPPLPSAEALAEDTRPDSKTAVSSEGAMSAIIGVQSPFNDQRSIVALLADSPRGYELLNNALLDSGKRAAVFGSVAVIRESGVNSLRVGDIYYVGHLPWWERLWYALSTHPVLLAVIAVVLVVILGLMLWRGLKAFSRRRLAPEDRD; translated from the coding sequence ATGACGAGAAAAATAACCTGGTTAACTGCTCTGGCCTTAGGCATCAGCACCCTGTCGCAGGCCGAAACCGCCACCGCGCCGACCGTGGCGGCCCAGCCGCCGATCGCCGCGGCGGCCGATATGGCGATCGCGCCACCGCCGGCCGCCGCGCCGCAGGATCCGAATGCGCCGGTGCGCGACGTGTCGCTGCCGTTTGCGCAGATAGCGCCGCCGCCGGGCACCTTTGTTCTACGCGGTACCCGGCCGGACGGGCAGATCGAATTCGGCGTGCGCAGCGACGAGGTGGTCTCGCAGGCGATGCTCGATATGGAGTTTACGCCGTCGCCGGCGCTGATCCCGGTGGAGTCGCACGTTAAGGTCTACCTGAACGACGAGCTGATGGGCGTGACCACGATCGCCAAGGAGCAACTGGGCAAGCCCAATCGCATCCAGATGGCGATCGATCCGCGCTATATCACCGATTTTAACCGCGTTCGGTTGGTGTTCGTCGGTCATTATCAAAATATCTGCGAAAACCCGGCCAGCACCTCGCTGTGGCTCGACGTCAGCAAGTCCAGCGCGCTGAAGCTGCGTTTCCAGACGCTGCCGGTGAAAAACGAGCTGTCGCACTTCCCTGAGCCGTTCTTCGACAGCCGCGATAATCGGCCGCTGACGCTGCCGATGGTGTTCGCCGGCCAGCCGGATCTCGCCCAGCAGCGTGCGGCGGGCATTCTGGCGTCCTGGTTCGGCAGCAAGGCGCAATGGCGCGGGCAATCCTTCCCGACGCTGTACAATGCGCTGCCGACGCAACACGCGGTGGTGTTCGCCACCAACTCGCAGCGCCCGGATTTCCTGCGCGATTATCCGGCGGTCAACGGCCCGACGGTGGAGATGATCAGCCACCCGGACAATCCGTACGTCAAACTGCTGTTGATTCAGGGGCGTGACGACAACGATTTGATCACCGCGGTGAAGGGTATCGCGCAGGGCAACATCCTGTTCCGCGGCCAGAACGTAACGGTGGACAAGGTGGAACAGCTGGCGCCGCGCCAGCCGTACGACGCGCCGAACTGGGTGCGCACCGATCGGCCGATGACCTTCGCCGAGCTGCAGCAGTACGCCGAGCAGCTGCAAACCAGCGGTATCGAGCCCGGCCCGATTTCGTTGACCATGAACCTGCCGCCGGACCTGTTCCTGATCCGCAGCACCGGCATCGACATGCACCTGAAATACCGTTACACCGCGCCGCGCATTCAGGACGGTTCGCGGCTGAGCGTCAGCCTGAACAACCAGTTCGTGCAGGCTTACTCGCTGGTGCCGGAGCACGAGCAGGGCGCGCAGCTGCTGCGCCTGCCGTTGACGCAGGGACTGCTCGATTCCGACAAGAACGTCAATATCCCGGCGCTGCGGCTGGGGGCCACCAACCAGCTGCGCTTTGACTTCGATTACACCACGCTGCTGGCCAGCGGCGCGGAAGGGCGCTGTGAAACCTACTCCTTCACGCAAAACCACGCGGTGATCGACGGCGCGTCCACCATCGATTTCTCCGGCTACCGCCACTTTATGGCGATGCCGGATCTGCGCGCCTTCGCCAACGCCGGCTTCCCGTTCAGCCGCCTGGCGGATCTGTCGCAAACGCTGGTGTTGGTGAATCAGAAACCGCAACCGGCGCAGGTCAGCGCGCTGCTGAACGCGCTGGGCGTGATCGGCGCGCAAACCGGCTACCCAGCGCTGGCCTTCACGCTGAGCGATGACTGGTCGCAGGCGAAGGATCGCGACGACGATATCCTGATGGTCGGTACCATTCCGCCGGAGCTGCGCGACGACAAGAAAATCAGCCTGCTGGTGGACGCGACCCAAAGCTGGGTGAAACAGCCGACGCGGCAGCCGCCGCTGCCCAGCGCGGAAGCGCTGGCGGAGGACACCCGGCCGGACAGCAAGACCGCCGTCAGCTCCGAGGGGGCGATGTCGGCGATCATTGGCGTGCAGTCGCCGTTCAACGACCAGCGCAGCATCGTGGCGCTGTTGGCGGACAGCCCGCGCGGCTATGAGCTGCTGAACAATGCCCTGCTGGACAGCGGCAAGCGCGCCGCGGTATTCGGCTCGGTGGCGGTGATCCGCGAATCGGGGGTCAACAGCCTGCGCGTCGGCGATATTTACTATGTCGGCCACCTGCCGTGGTGGGAGCGGCTGTGGTATGCCCTCTCCACCCATCCGGTGCTGCTGGCGGTGATCGCGGTGGTGCTGGTGGTGATCCTGGGGCTGATGCTGTGGCGTGGCCTGAAGGCCTTCAGCCGGCGTCGTCTGGCGCCTGAAGATCGGGATTGA